TGCTAAATTTGTTCGGCAAAATTCGCAAAGTACCGCTTCCTATGCTTTGCGAAATAACAGGAATATGCGTTAAACCCGCGCCGTTCCTAGGATTCGAAGCGATAAACCTTCTGCTGAAGAAGAGGAAAAAATGGCAAAAGAACATTTTGACAGAAGCAAGCCGCACTGCAACATCGGCACCATCGGCCACGTTGACCACGGCAAGACCACTCTGACCGCCGCAAT
This window of the Fibrobacter sp. UWH4 genome carries:
- a CDS encoding GTP-binding protein; the protein is MAKEHFDRSKPHCNIGTIGHVDHGKTTLTAA